The following nucleotide sequence is from Achromobacter spanius.
CCAGCCACGACCGGCGCCAGCATCTTCTTGTGCACTTCCAGCAAGGCCAAGCCTGTGCCCTGCACCATGCCTTGCATTAGCAGACCCTCTATGAGGCCGTAAGTAAGCGCGCCAGGTGCGGGCCGGCCCTGAATGGCGCCGCGGTCATAGGTGGCGTCGATAAATATCGTCTCCAGCATGCCGGTGACACTGATGAAATTAACGATGTCGGTCTCTGTCACAGTGCGGCGAAACGTACGAAAACGCTGACCCAGCCTCAGGTCCTGCCAGTAGTAGCCTTGGCCCAACATGACGGGCAAAGTGGGATCGTTCATTACATGTTCTCCGGAGGGGAAAGGGACGCTGGCGCGGTGGCAGCGTCGTGGGCGGCGCCGCTGCTTAGCAGGCGTGCGATGTGATCGGGGTCCAAGCCTGCCTGGCGCAAGACCTGCCGCGTATGCTCGCCCAGCCGTGGGGGCATCGTTGGCGGCACGTGCGAATGCTGTAAACGCACAGGGTTGCGAACAAACTGATAGCGGCGGCCAGCCGCACTTTGCAGCGGTAC
It contains:
- a CDS encoding MaoC family dehydratase; translation: MNDPTLPVMLGQGYYWQDLRLGQRFRTFRRTVTETDIVNFISVTGMLETIFIDATYDRGAIQGRPAPGALTYGLIEGLLMQGMVQGTGLALLEVHKKMLAPVVAGDTIWAEVEVTGIRPTSQHNRAVVNSTIDVHNQHDKRVMTYTATRMLAGRPA